TATCGGTCCAGGGACCCAGCTGGGAGTCGCGCCGATACATCTCCGGGGCGGCAAAGCCAGGGGTGTACATGGGACGAATGAAGTTTCCCTCTTTCGACAGCACTTCGCGCGCCGCGCCGAAATCGATCAGCACGGCCTTGTCGTCATTGGTGATGAAGATATTGGCGGGCTTGATGTCCAGGTGCAGCATCTTGTGCTGATGCACGATGCGCAGGCCGCGCAGCACCTCGTCAAACAGGGAGCGGATGGTCGACTCTCTGAAGACCTTCTCGGCCTTGAGCTCGCGCGCCGTGACGATGAACTCCTGCAGGGTCGCCCCTTCCAGGTAGTTCATCACCATGTAGACGGTTTCGTTTTCGCGAAAGAAATTCAGCACGCTCACCACGGAGGCGTGCGAGATCTGCGCCAGCGAGCGCCCTTCCTCGAAAAAGCTCTTGAGCCCGAGGCGATACAGGGACAACTTCTCTGGCGCCACGACGGGCTGCAGTTCGGCGGGCGCCCGAGTGGCAAGCGAAGCAGGCAGATACTCCTTGATCGCTACCTGCTGGCCATCGCCATCCAGAGCCAGGTAGACAATCCCGAACCCCCCCGAGGAAATCCTGCGTACCACCCGGTATCCGCCTATGGTGCTGCCCGGCGGTAGGGGCGCTGGCTTGTTTTTAGTAGACATTTTTTACCGGTAAACCTCAAGGATGATTCGAAACCCGGATAATCGGGAAATTGCAAGCATCCATCAAAAGTCCAATGCCAGTTTACAGCATGACCGGATACGCCAGTGCCCAGCACAGCGCATCCGCTGAGGGTGGTCAAGAGTCCCAGTCCAACAGCCGTCTGGGCCTTGAGATCCGCGCGGTCAATAGCCGCTTTCTGGATTTGTCCTTCCGCCTTCCCGACGAACTGCGCGCCCTTGAGCCGGCCCTGCGCTCCTTGCTCACTGCGCGCCTCAAGCGCGGCAAGGTCGAAGTGCGTGCCGCCATCGACGTCTCCAGCAACCAATCCCTCCCCCTTCCTGCTGCCTCTCAGCTGCAACGCCTGCTGAGCCTGCAGGACGCCGTCCAGGCCTGGCTGCCCAAGGCACGTGACCTGTCCGTGGCCGACGCGCTGCGTCTGTGCAGCGGCACCGGTGCAGCCACCACGGACTGGAGCGAAATCGCTCCGGCCCTGGCCGAACAGGCCATCACCGACCTGCTCGCAGCTCGTGCCCGCGAGGGCGAACGCCTGGCCGACATGCTGCTCGACCGCATCAAGCAGCTGCGCGCGCTGGCCAAGACCGCCGTGCCTCTGGTGCCGCAGCTGGTGGAGCAGCAGCGCCAGAAGTTTCTGGAGCGCTGGAAGGAAGCCATGGCCCTGGGCGAAGGCTCGGTGGCCCCCGAGGCCGCCCGGGATCGCGCCCTAGCCGAAGCCACGGCCTTTGCCATCCGCATCGATGTGGCCGAAGAAGTCACGCGTCTGGGCTCTCACCTCGACGAAATCGAGCGTCTGCTCAAAAAGGGCGGCGACATCGGCAAGCGTCTGGACTTCCTGATCCAGGAACTGCACCGCGAAGCCAACACGCTTGGCTCCAAATCAGCCACGCTGGAGCTGACCCGCATCAGCGTCGACATGAAGGTGCTGATCGAGCAAATGCGCGAACAAGTGCAGAACATCGAGTAAGCAAGCCCTGGGCGTACCCACACCGTACGCTCGATTCGTGCCCAAAGTCATGCCCAAAGTCATGGACCATCCCGGAAATCTATTTGTCGTGTCGGCACCCAGCGGTGCCGGCAAATCCTCCCTGGTACGCGCCCTGCGTGAATTCGACGCACGCGTCTACCCCTCCGTCTCTCACACCACGCGCGCGCCGCGCGGCCAGGAAAAGCATGGCCGTGAGTACTACTTCATCTCGGACGCCGAGTTCGACGCCATGGTCGCCAACAACGGCTTTGTCGAATGGGCCAATGTGCACAGCCGCCGCTACGGCACGGCCAAGAGGTCTCTGGAAGAGCGCATCCAGAGCGGCACCGATGTGCTGCTCGAGATCGACTACCAGGGTGCCCTGCAGGTCAAGCAGGCCTTTCCCAATGCCGTGCTGATCTTCATCCTGCCGCCCAGCTGGGACGAGCTGCGCGCGCGCCTGGAAAATCGCGGCGAGGATGCACCCGAAGTCATTGAGATGCGCCTGAAGAACGCCGAAGAGGAAATGGCGCAGGTCGCAAAATTCGACTTCGTTATAATCAACGAACTGTTTGAGAGTGCGCTCTTTGATCTCAAGGCGATCATTCACGCGCAACGCCTCAAATATGCGGCCCAGCGGCGCCTTCGCGCCGACACCTTCGAGTCGCTCAATATCCCTGAATCCAACTGACCGTTCCCGGAGTTCCTGATGGCACGCATTACTGTTGAAGATAGCCTGGAGCAGATCCCCAACCGCTTCCAGCTCGTTTTGGCCGCGACTTACCGCGCCCGCATGCTCAATCAAGGCCACACCCCCAAGATTGAAACCAAGAACAAGGCCAGCGTTACCGCCCTGCGTGAAATCGCAGACGGCAAGGTAGGCCTGGAAATGCTGAAGAAGGTGCCGGGTTAAGCTGTTGCATCGCAGCACCAAAACAGACAATTAAGCACCGCTCGTCGGTGCTTTTTTGTACCTATCACCTTGCACTCGGTACTTGCAGGCTACATTTAAGGAATATGACAGCGGCCCAGAACTCGACGATTGCACCTTCTTCTACGGCACCGGCCAAGCCTCAGCGCATGCCCGCTGAACAGGCTGCACGGGTGTCGGCTGCTGCTTTTGACGGGTTGATGGAGCATCTGGGCTATCTGGATGCCGACAGCGCCGAGCGCGTGCGCCAGGCCTATGTCTACGCAGACCAAGCACATACCGATCAGTGGCGCAGCAGTGGAGACCCCTATATCACCCACCCCATCGCGGTCACGGGAATCTGCGCCAACTGGAAGCTCGACGCCCCTGCCCTGATGGCGGCCCTGCTGCATGACTCCATGGAGGATTGCGGCATCACCAAGCTGGATCTGAAGGAGCGCTTCGGCGAGGATGTGGCCGAGCTGGTGGACGGGCTGACCAAGCTGGACAAGCTGCAGTTCAATACCCGCGAGGAAAACCAGGCCGAATCCTTTCGCAAGATGCTGCTGGCCATGGCGCGCGATGTGCGCGTCATCCTGATCAAGCTGGCCGACCGCACCCACAACATGCGCACCATGAGCGACATGCCGCGCAGCAAGTGGGGCCGCATCTCGTCCGAAACGCTGGAGATCTATGCGCCCATCGCGCACCGCCTGGGTCTGAACCAGACCTATCGCGAGCTGCAGGACCTGTCGTTCAAGCATCTGCATCCCTGGCGCTATGCCACGCTGGAAAAAGCCATAGGCCGCTCGCGCACGCGCCGCCGCGATCTGGTGCAGCGCGTGCAGGACGAAGTCAGCACCGCCTTTGCCACGCACAGCCTGGCGGTGCGGCTGCTGGGCCGCGAGAGCACGCTGTATTCGCTGTACCAGCGCATGCAGAAGAACCAGCTGAGCTTTGCCAAGGTCACCGACATCTACGGCTTTCGCATCATCGTCCCCAAGACGCTGGACTGCTACACCGCCCTCGGTGTGCTGCACCAGAAGTACAAGCCCATGCCGGGGCGCTTCAAGGACTACATCGCCATTGCCAAGAGCAATGGCTACCAGTCGCTGCACACCACGCTGGTCGGCCCCTCCAGCGTCAGCATCGAATTCCAGATTCGCACGGAAGAGATGAACATCGTGGCCGAGGCCGGCGTCGCGGCCCACTGGCTGTACAAGGCCCAGCAGGGCCATGACTCCGAGCATCTGTCCACCCAGTGGCTGCAGTCCCTGCTCGATATCCAGAACGAGACCCGCGACGCGGCGGAGTTCTGGGATCACGTCAAGGTGGATCTCTTTCCCGATGCCGTGTACGTGTTCACGCCCAAAAGCGAGATCATGGCCATGCCGCGCGGCGCCACGGTGGTGGACTTTGCCTACGCCATCCACAGCAAGATCGGGCATCGCACCACGGCGGCCAAGATCAATGACGAGGAAGTGCCGCTGCGCACCGAGCTCAAGAGCGGCGATGTGGTGCAGATCATCACCTCCGAAACCTCCACGCCCAACCCGGCCTGGCTGAGCTTTGTGAAAACCGGGCGCGCGCGCTCCAAGATTCGCTCCTACCTCAAGAATGCGGCCCAGACCGAAGCCGGCCAGCTCGGAGAGTCGCTGCTGGCCCAGGCCCTGCGCGCCGAAGGCATTGACAGCGTGCCGTCGCAGGACGATGCCAACAGGGGCGTCTGGGACGAAATCCTGCGCATCACGGGCAACCGCACGCCGGCAGACCTCATGGTCGATATCGGCATGGGCCGCCGCATCGCCTCCCTGGTGGCCGCGCGCATGACCAGCTTCATGACCAAGCAAGGCGTGCGCCCCGATGCGCTGCTCATCACACAGGAGCGCTTCAACACGCACAACCGCCCCTTCCAGGGCGCGGTCACGCTCAACGGCGACGAGAGCAGCTCGGTCTACTACTCGCACTGCTGCCGCCCCGTGCCGGGCGATCCGATTCTGGGCTACCTCGGCGGCCAGGGCCTGGTCGTGCACCACGCCCATTGCAACAATGCCATCAAGCTGCGCGAAAAGGATGCCGACCGCTTCATCACCGTGGACTGGTCCGACGACATCACGCGCCTGTTCGAGGCCGGCATCGTGGTCACGGTGCAGAACAACAAGGGCGTGCTGGCCCGCGTGGCGGCCGAGCTCTCGAATGCCGAAGCCGATATCGTGCGCGTCGAGATGACCGACGAAGCAGCGATCGGCACCACCGATCTGCGCTTTGTCATCTCCGTGCAGAACAGCGTGCAGCTGGAGAATGCGCTGCGCAATCTGCGCCGCCTGCATTCGGTGATCCGCGCCAGCCGCGTCATGGCCTGATCTCTTACATGCTCCACAAGGCCGCCTCGGGCGGCCTTTTTCATGGGTGAAAGATTTTGTTGCATTCTGCGCGCGCCATCGCGCCCTGCAAGGGCCTGCCGGCCACGACAGCAGGCGACAATGGCATTCATGCTCCAAACCGCACCTTCGCTCCTGAATGCCCGCCAGCAGCTGCTGATCGCCGCCATTGCGGCAGCCCTGCTCGCAGGCTGCGCCACCCGGCCCGAACCTCCTGCTGCGGCCGCGCCCGAGCCGGTGATCGCCGCCAAGGCAGAGCAAGCCTCGGGCGAGCCGGCAGCAGCGGAAAACCCCATACAGGCCCGCAACTTCGCGCACTGGAAGCAGGAATTCGCCCCGCGAGCACGCGCCGCGGGCATTTCGGAACGCACGCTTGGCAGTGCCCTGGCCGGCGCCAAGCTGCAGCCCAGCATCGTCAAGCTCGACCGCTCCCAGCCCGAGTTCACACGCACGCCCTGGCAATACCTGGATAGCGCCGTCTCCGCACAGCGCATCAAGACCGGCAAGCTCAAGATGCAGGAACACGGCGCCAGCCTGCAGGCGGCCAGCCAGCGCTATGGCGTGCCAGCACCGGTGATTGCCGCCATCTGGGGCATGGAAAGCAATTACGGCAGCAACTTCGGCAGCTTCTCGGCCGTGGATGCGCTGGCCACTCTGGCCTTCGACGGCCGCCGTGCCGAGTGGGCACAAAAAGAGCTGATTGCCGCGCTGCGCATCATCGACAACGGCGATATCGACGCCGCTCACATGATCAGCTCCTGGGCGGGCGCCATGGGCAACACCCAGTTCCTGCCCTCGGTATTCCTGCAATATGCCGTGGATGCCGACGGAGACGGCCGCCGCGACATCTGGGGCTCCATGGCCGACGTGGCCGCATCCACGGCCAACTATCTGGCCAGCGCGGGCTGGAACGCCAGCGAGCCCTGGGGGATCGAAGTGCGCCTGCCGGCCAATTTCGACTACGCGCGCGCCGAACTCGCCACGCGCCAGAACAGCCCGGCCTGGGCCGCAGAAGGCGTGCAGGCCGTGAACGGCCAGGCCTTGCCCGCCATGGCCGGCGCCAGCATCATCGCGCCGGCCGGCGCTCGCGGCCCGGCCTTCATGGTGGGCAGCAACTTCCGCGCCATCCTGCGCTACAACAACTCCACCAACTATGCGCTGGCCGTGAGCCTGCTCGCCTCGCAGCTGGCAGGCAATGGCGGCGTCAACGCCGAGTGGCCGCGCGAGCTCGGCGCCCTGACGCGGGAGCAGACCAAGGCGCTGCAGACCGCACTCACCCAGCGCGGCTTTGCCACCGGCACCGCCGACGGCGTGATGGGTCCAGCCACCCGGGCCGGGCTGCGCCAATACCAGCAAAGCGAGGGCCTGGTGGCAGACGGCTACCCCACGCTGGAGCTGCTGCAACGCCTGCAGGCTGGCAACCTATCTCAAAAACAATAGCGTTTAGCGCTTGATGATCAACGAATTCAATACCAAAACCATCTGAAATCATTGAACCTCAAGTGAGTGCAGCTCACAAAACAAAAGCGCGGCATCCACATCGGAAGCCGCGCTTTTTTGCAGCTCGTGCACTCAGGAACGTGCTGCAGGCTGCGGATAGCTGACGTCCAGAATCTCCAGCATGCGCACACCGGCCGGCGTGGGCAAGGCCACCTCGTCGCCCACGCGCGCCTTGAGCAGCGCGCGCGAAACCGGTGCAATCCAGCTGACCTGGTTCTGCGCGCTGTCCGCCTCGTCAATGCCCATGATGGTGATGGTGCGCTCCACGCCCTCATCATCGACATAGCTGACCGTGGCGCCGAAAAAGACCTGGTCGCTGCCCGCATGCACGGCAGGATCGACCACCTCGGCGATTTCCAGTCTCTTGGTGAGAAAGCGGATGCGGCGGTCGATCTCGCGCAGACGCTTTTTACCGTAGAGATAGTCGCCGTTCTCTGAGCGGTCGCCGTTGCTGGCTGCCCAGTGCACGATCTCCACGATCTTGGGGCGCTCGTTGTCGATCAGATCCAGCAGCTCGTCCTTGATGCGCTGGTAGCCCTGAGGCGTGATGTAGTTCTTGCCGCCGGTGGGCAATGGCGGCAGAGCGCCGACGTCGTCATCGTCGTCGCCGTCCGATTCTTTGGTGAAAGCCTTGCTCATGAGGCCGATCTTCACACAGATCCGCGCCTGCCTTGGCCAGCCCCTGTCAAAGTCCGAAAACGAAAAAGCCTCAGAACTTTGCAGTTCTGAGGCTTGTCGTTTGGTGCGGCTGGCAGGAATCGAACCCACGACCCCTTGGTTCGTAGCCAAGTACTCTATCCAGCTGAGCTACAGCCGCTAAGCCTCGAATTATATACAGATTTAGGAGCCGCTCGGTGGAAACCCGGATTTTTCTTCAAAGACATCCAGCACCGGCAATCCTGCCGCCACAGGCAAGGCAGAAACGAAAAAGCCTCAGAACCTTTCAGTTCTGAGGCTTGTCGTTTGGTGCGGCTGGCAGGAATCGAACCCACGACCCCTTGGTTCGTAGCCAAGTACTCTATCCAGCTGAGCTACAGCCGCTAAGCCTCGAATTATATACTTATTTTCAGGCCTGTGGAAAAGTCTTCCAGAAATTTCAGATCCCGCGCGCTGCTTCGGGACTGCAACCACATGAAAAGCCTGATTCCAAGCAAATGCATATGCGCTAATCTTGGGCGTTGAAGCCGGGTGCCAGCAAGCTGCTGGCGGCCCCTGCGATGCCGCGTTCATGGGCCCCGAAGAACCAGACCCCGCGCATCGGGGCAGCCGGTCGCCGCGCGCTGCGGCAGTGCATTCAGAACCATCAATGACGACAGACAGACAACCGGCATCGCCTTCCATTCCTCCATCCGTGGCCATGTGGGAGCAGCTGTTTCGCCGCAGTGCCAGGCCCTCCCTGAGCCTTCAGGGTCAGATTCGCGAGATGCTGGTCGATGCCATCCTGACCGGCATTCTCGCGCCTGGCGACGCCGTTCCATCGAGTCGCGAGCTGGCCAAGCTGCTGGGCGTGGGCCGCATCACCGTGGTCATGGCCTACCAGCAGCTGACCGAGGAGGCCTTCTTGCTGAGCCGCGAGAGAAAAGGCCATTTCATCCA
This DNA window, taken from Comamonas testosteroni TK102, encodes the following:
- a CDS encoding serine/threonine protein kinase, encoding MSTKNKPAPLPPGSTIGGYRVVRRISSGGFGIVYLALDGDGQQVAIKEYLPASLATRAPAELQPVVAPEKLSLYRLGLKSFFEEGRSLAQISHASVVSVLNFFRENETVYMVMNYLEGATLQEFIVTARELKAEKVFRESTIRSLFDEVLRGLRIVHQHKMLHLDIKPANIFITNDDKAVLIDFGAAREVLSKEGNFIRPMYTPGFAAPEMYRRDSQLGPWTDIYAIGACIYACMQGIPPNEAPQRQDKDRLALALNKLRGVYSDNLIEVVEWCMAMDPLSRPQSVFALQKELSREGERRYTKLSVQERMRMQFDNMVHDARKNLQKLGGSERGAVTDSNRKP
- a CDS encoding YicC/YloC family endoribonuclease, which gives rise to MTGYASAQHSASAEGGQESQSNSRLGLEIRAVNSRFLDLSFRLPDELRALEPALRSLLTARLKRGKVEVRAAIDVSSNQSLPLPAASQLQRLLSLQDAVQAWLPKARDLSVADALRLCSGTGAATTDWSEIAPALAEQAITDLLAARAREGERLADMLLDRIKQLRALAKTAVPLVPQLVEQQRQKFLERWKEAMALGEGSVAPEAARDRALAEATAFAIRIDVAEEVTRLGSHLDEIERLLKKGGDIGKRLDFLIQELHREANTLGSKSATLELTRISVDMKVLIEQMREQVQNIE
- the gmk gene encoding guanylate kinase; translated protein: MDHPGNLFVVSAPSGAGKSSLVRALREFDARVYPSVSHTTRAPRGQEKHGREYYFISDAEFDAMVANNGFVEWANVHSRRYGTAKRSLEERIQSGTDVLLEIDYQGALQVKQAFPNAVLIFILPPSWDELRARLENRGEDAPEVIEMRLKNAEEEMAQVAKFDFVIINELFESALFDLKAIIHAQRLKYAAQRRLRADTFESLNIPESN
- the rpoZ gene encoding DNA-directed RNA polymerase subunit omega, which codes for MARITVEDSLEQIPNRFQLVLAATYRARMLNQGHTPKIETKNKASVTALREIADGKVGLEMLKKVPG
- a CDS encoding RelA/SpoT family protein — encoded protein: MTAAQNSTIAPSSTAPAKPQRMPAEQAARVSAAAFDGLMEHLGYLDADSAERVRQAYVYADQAHTDQWRSSGDPYITHPIAVTGICANWKLDAPALMAALLHDSMEDCGITKLDLKERFGEDVAELVDGLTKLDKLQFNTREENQAESFRKMLLAMARDVRVILIKLADRTHNMRTMSDMPRSKWGRISSETLEIYAPIAHRLGLNQTYRELQDLSFKHLHPWRYATLEKAIGRSRTRRRDLVQRVQDEVSTAFATHSLAVRLLGRESTLYSLYQRMQKNQLSFAKVTDIYGFRIIVPKTLDCYTALGVLHQKYKPMPGRFKDYIAIAKSNGYQSLHTTLVGPSSVSIEFQIRTEEMNIVAEAGVAAHWLYKAQQGHDSEHLSTQWLQSLLDIQNETRDAAEFWDHVKVDLFPDAVYVFTPKSEIMAMPRGATVVDFAYAIHSKIGHRTTAAKINDEEVPLRTELKSGDVVQIITSETSTPNPAWLSFVKTGRARSKIRSYLKNAAQTEAGQLGESLLAQALRAEGIDSVPSQDDANRGVWDEILRITGNRTPADLMVDIGMGRRIASLVAARMTSFMTKQGVRPDALLITQERFNTHNRPFQGAVTLNGDESSSVYYSHCCRPVPGDPILGYLGGQGLVVHHAHCNNAIKLREKDADRFITVDWSDDITRLFEAGIVVTVQNNKGVLARVAAELSNAEADIVRVEMTDEAAIGTTDLRFVISVQNSVQLENALRNLRRLHSVIRASRVMA
- a CDS encoding lytic murein transglycosylase is translated as MAFMLQTAPSLLNARQQLLIAAIAAALLAGCATRPEPPAAAAPEPVIAAKAEQASGEPAAAENPIQARNFAHWKQEFAPRARAAGISERTLGSALAGAKLQPSIVKLDRSQPEFTRTPWQYLDSAVSAQRIKTGKLKMQEHGASLQAASQRYGVPAPVIAAIWGMESNYGSNFGSFSAVDALATLAFDGRRAEWAQKELIAALRIIDNGDIDAAHMISSWAGAMGNTQFLPSVFLQYAVDADGDGRRDIWGSMADVAASTANYLASAGWNASEPWGIEVRLPANFDYARAELATRQNSPAWAAEGVQAVNGQALPAMAGASIIAPAGARGPAFMVGSNFRAILRYNNSTNYALAVSLLASQLAGNGGVNAEWPRELGALTREQTKALQTALTQRGFATGTADGVMGPATRAGLRQYQQSEGLVADGYPTLELLQRLQAGNLSQKQ
- the greB gene encoding transcription elongation factor GreB, yielding MSKAFTKESDGDDDDDVGALPPLPTGGKNYITPQGYQRIKDELLDLIDNERPKIVEIVHWAASNGDRSENGDYLYGKKRLREIDRRIRFLTKRLEIAEVVDPAVHAGSDQVFFGATVSYVDDEGVERTITIMGIDEADSAQNQVSWIAPVSRALLKARVGDEVALPTPAGVRMLEILDVSYPQPAARS